In one window of Tachypleus tridentatus isolate NWPU-2018 chromosome 2, ASM421037v1, whole genome shotgun sequence DNA:
- the LOC143244855 gene encoding uncharacterized protein LOC143244855 isoform X3: MTVGTLIDQDNDLFRKLLALYDTIAELRDRQQEAEEISDNDEVDCLGSLSDADNQTSTISPSSTLSSCSSHNVLKKTQFRPLWPRGKSMLDSSEYYLSKNSNDCSRCSPNPMLPQYNRRRTRSYGTLYYRNDESLSYDSGIYLQGPHSDSEHEIFV; the protein is encoded by the exons ATGACTGTG gGAACTCTCATCGACCAAGATAACGACCTCTTTCGGAAACTGTTGGCATTATACGACACAATTGCTGAGTTAAGAGATCGGCAGCAAGAAGCAGAAGAAATTAGCGATAACGATGAAGTCGACTGTTTAGGTTCGTTGTCTGATGCAGATAACCAAACATCAACAATATCTCCATCATCTACACTATCTTCATGCTCTAGTCACAATGTACTGAAAAAAACTCAATTTCGGCCACTTTGGCCTCGTGGCAAAAGTATGCTAGACTCTTCAGAGTATTATCTATCCAAAAATAGCAATGATTGTTCTCGTTGCTCTCCGAACCCGATGTTACCACAATATAATAGACGACGTACCAGGTCTTATGGAACTTTGTATTATCGTAATGATGAGTCCCTGTCGTATGACTCCGGAATTTATCTTCAAGGACCTCATTCAGATTCAGAGCATGAaatatttgtgtga
- the LOC143244855 gene encoding uncharacterized protein LOC143244855 isoform X2, protein MLTYMLKGTLIDQDNDLFRKLLALYDTIAELRDRQQEAEEISDNDEVDCLGSLSDADNQTSTISPSSTLSSCSSHNVLKKTQFRPLWPRGKSMLDSSEYYLSKNSNDCSRCSPNPMLPQYNRRRTRSYGTLYYRNDESLSYDSGIYLQGPHSDSEHEIFV, encoded by the coding sequence gGAACTCTCATCGACCAAGATAACGACCTCTTTCGGAAACTGTTGGCATTATACGACACAATTGCTGAGTTAAGAGATCGGCAGCAAGAAGCAGAAGAAATTAGCGATAACGATGAAGTCGACTGTTTAGGTTCGTTGTCTGATGCAGATAACCAAACATCAACAATATCTCCATCATCTACACTATCTTCATGCTCTAGTCACAATGTACTGAAAAAAACTCAATTTCGGCCACTTTGGCCTCGTGGCAAAAGTATGCTAGACTCTTCAGAGTATTATCTATCCAAAAATAGCAATGATTGTTCTCGTTGCTCTCCGAACCCGATGTTACCACAATATAATAGACGACGTACCAGGTCTTATGGAACTTTGTATTATCGTAATGATGAGTCCCTGTCGTATGACTCCGGAATTTATCTTCAAGGACCTCATTCAGATTCAGAGCATGAaatatttgtgtga
- the LOC143244855 gene encoding uncharacterized protein LOC143244855 isoform X1 yields the protein MNHLRQEIGTLIDQDNDLFRKLLALYDTIAELRDRQQEAEEISDNDEVDCLGSLSDADNQTSTISPSSTLSSCSSHNVLKKTQFRPLWPRGKSMLDSSEYYLSKNSNDCSRCSPNPMLPQYNRRRTRSYGTLYYRNDESLSYDSGIYLQGPHSDSEHEIFV from the coding sequence gGAACTCTCATCGACCAAGATAACGACCTCTTTCGGAAACTGTTGGCATTATACGACACAATTGCTGAGTTAAGAGATCGGCAGCAAGAAGCAGAAGAAATTAGCGATAACGATGAAGTCGACTGTTTAGGTTCGTTGTCTGATGCAGATAACCAAACATCAACAATATCTCCATCATCTACACTATCTTCATGCTCTAGTCACAATGTACTGAAAAAAACTCAATTTCGGCCACTTTGGCCTCGTGGCAAAAGTATGCTAGACTCTTCAGAGTATTATCTATCCAAAAATAGCAATGATTGTTCTCGTTGCTCTCCGAACCCGATGTTACCACAATATAATAGACGACGTACCAGGTCTTATGGAACTTTGTATTATCGTAATGATGAGTCCCTGTCGTATGACTCCGGAATTTATCTTCAAGGACCTCATTCAGATTCAGAGCATGAaatatttgtgtga